A stretch of Alkalicella caledoniensis DNA encodes these proteins:
- a CDS encoding DUF4126 domain-containing protein: protein MLLNLLTGIGLSTATGFRVFIPLLTMNLATYFGYIQPPQNLEWITSPQALIILIIATIVEFIAYEIPWFNNIVNMLSIPFATIAGVILTASFLTDINPVQQWALAIIAGGGTALATDIFSNTAHVALTTTTAGTANPALALIETIITIIISIVVIIAITIPIALIIIPIVIKIFRSTVKKKKKVTVR, encoded by the coding sequence ATGCTACTAAACCTATTAACAGGCATAGGCCTAAGCACAGCTACTGGTTTTCGGGTATTTATCCCCTTACTAACAATGAATCTAGCCACATATTTTGGTTACATACAACCACCACAAAACCTAGAGTGGATAACATCACCTCAGGCTCTTATAATTCTAATAATAGCTACAATAGTAGAATTTATTGCCTATGAGATTCCATGGTTTAACAACATAGTAAACATGCTAAGTATCCCCTTTGCCACAATAGCTGGGGTTATTCTAACAGCATCGTTTTTAACTGACATAAACCCAGTCCAGCAATGGGCCCTTGCCATAATAGCTGGTGGTGGCACTGCACTGGCAACAGACATATTTAGTAACACAGCACATGTGGCACTGACAACAACCACAGCAGGGACTGCAAACCCAGCCCTTGCCCTAATAGAAACAATTATAACAATAATCATATCCATAGTAGTTATAATAGCCATCACAATACCCATAGCCCTAATCATAATCCCAATTGTAATCAAAATCTTTAGGTCTACAGTAAAGAAAAAGAAGAAAGTTACAGTAAGATGA
- the mtnK gene encoding S-methyl-5-thioribose kinase — protein MMIITPDNIVEYILKNTDLFSSEPLLVEDISDYNPEEELEGFVNYIYRVYNQERSVIVKQARPYLKCFGESYALTPLRNLLEHETLRLRGEIIPQFTPKTFYIDKENNIFIMEDLSYLKVMRFQLNKMLYFPKFAKQMGEYLAKSNFYTSELYLEPETHRLLQASFINVNMRSIMENVAFIRGAFGDIDYNTPNKKLLNVSELVWSKDEIILECHKMRDIFMKRGECLIHGDLHTSNIFINSDQIKIIDMEYTFMGPYSFDMGYLLANFISQFSAFTFKSNIDQEKRESYCLYLLSTIKEIYTNYVYYFNQCWEKDVKDTYRHVKGYKESILDNFLSEVIGFTACANLNRLISLTGYPDYDVIEDETDKSNAQGLSIAIDQFILLNRNKIKTIDELIQTIVEIRKKFMENRS, from the coding sequence ATGATGATCATTACACCAGACAATATTGTTGAATATATCCTGAAAAATACGGACTTATTTAGTTCAGAGCCATTGCTAGTAGAAGATATAAGTGATTATAATCCTGAAGAAGAACTAGAAGGCTTTGTAAACTACATATACAGGGTTTATAACCAGGAAAGATCAGTTATCGTTAAACAGGCAAGACCTTATTTAAAATGTTTTGGAGAAAGCTATGCCCTAACACCTCTGCGTAACCTTTTAGAACATGAAACCCTTAGACTAAGGGGTGAAATAATTCCTCAATTTACACCCAAGACCTTCTACATAGATAAAGAAAATAATATTTTCATCATGGAAGACCTCTCTTACCTTAAGGTAATGCGTTTTCAGTTAAATAAAATGCTTTACTTCCCTAAGTTTGCCAAACAAATGGGAGAATACCTAGCAAAATCAAATTTCTACACATCTGAGCTGTATCTAGAACCTGAAACCCACAGACTACTACAAGCATCATTTATAAATGTTAACATGCGATCTATTATGGAAAATGTCGCCTTTATTAGAGGAGCTTTTGGAGATATTGATTACAATACACCCAATAAAAAGCTACTAAATGTATCTGAGCTAGTATGGTCAAAGGATGAAATTATTTTAGAGTGTCACAAAATGAGAGACATCTTTATGAAAAGAGGCGAATGCCTCATCCATGGAGACTTACATACTTCAAATATCTTTATAAATAGTGATCAGATAAAAATAATTGATATGGAATATACCTTCATGGGCCCCTACTCCTTCGACATGGGTTACCTATTGGCAAACTTCATCTCACAGTTCTCAGCGTTTACCTTTAAGTCAAACATAGACCAAGAAAAAAGAGAGAGCTACTGTCTTTACTTATTAAGTACAATCAAAGAAATATACACCAACTACGTATACTACTTCAACCAATGTTGGGAAAAGGATGTTAAAGATACCTATAGACACGTAAAGGGTTATAAAGAATCGATTTTAGATAACTTTCTATCTGAAGTTATTGGCTTTACTGCTTGCGCAAACTTGAACAGACTCATATCCCTTACAGGCTATCCTGACTATGATGTCATAGAAGACGAAACAGACAAATCCAATGCCCAAGGGTTATCCATTGCAATCGACCAATTTATACTTCTTAACAGAAATAAAATTAAAACCATAGACGAATTGATCCAAACCATTGTAGAAATAAGAAAAAAATTTATGGAAAATAGAAGTTAA
- a CDS encoding M24 family metallopeptidase has product MHKERIGKVLKAMKEQNIPQMLVSDPPSIFYLLGKWIHPGERMLVLYLNDQGEHRLFINELFPVYEDLGVVKVWFKDTDKSVELVAKHVDTGTVGIDKNWPARFLLELMAVKSDCTYVNGSPIIDGIRTMKDDTEKDLMRKSSTLNDAAMGKVVELISSEYTEKKVVQELLSIYEELGTEGPSFSPIIAYGANGADPHHGPDNSVLKEGDSIIIDIGTKYNSYCSDMTRTVFYRSVSPKAREVYNIVREANARAISVIKPGVRFCDIDAAARDYIEEKGYGKYFTHRTGHSIGIEVHDFGDVSSVNTDCVAPGMIFSIEPGIYLTGDFGVRIEDLVMVTEDGCEVLNKFTKDLIVVE; this is encoded by the coding sequence GTGCATAAAGAACGTATAGGAAAAGTTTTGAAGGCAATGAAGGAGCAAAATATCCCTCAGATGCTTGTTTCAGATCCCCCATCCATATTCTATCTACTGGGCAAGTGGATTCACCCAGGTGAGCGTATGTTGGTTCTTTATTTAAATGATCAAGGGGAACATAGGTTATTTATCAATGAGCTCTTCCCTGTATATGAGGATTTAGGTGTGGTGAAAGTATGGTTTAAGGATACTGATAAGTCTGTGGAGTTAGTGGCAAAACATGTTGATACTGGCACTGTAGGTATTGATAAAAACTGGCCTGCTAGGTTTTTGCTTGAGCTAATGGCTGTAAAGTCTGATTGTACTTATGTAAATGGTTCTCCTATTATAGATGGCATCCGAACAATGAAAGATGATACAGAAAAGGATTTGATGCGTAAATCATCAACCTTAAATGATGCTGCCATGGGTAAGGTTGTAGAGTTAATTTCAAGTGAATATACAGAAAAAAAAGTGGTCCAAGAGCTACTTAGTATATATGAGGAATTGGGTACAGAGGGTCCCTCCTTCAGTCCTATTATTGCCTATGGAGCCAATGGGGCGGATCCCCATCATGGTCCTGACAACTCTGTTCTAAAAGAAGGAGATAGCATTATTATAGATATTGGTACGAAGTATAACAGTTATTGCTCTGATATGACCCGTACAGTTTTTTATAGGTCTGTTTCCCCTAAGGCTAGGGAGGTTTACAATATCGTAAGGGAAGCCAATGCACGGGCCATCTCAGTTATAAAGCCTGGGGTGAGATTTTGTGATATCGATGCTGCAGCCCGTGACTATATAGAGGAAAAGGGATATGGTAAGTATTTTACCCATAGAACTGGACACTCCATTGGCATCGAAGTACATGATTTCGGCGATGTATCCTCTGTTAATACGGATTGTGTGGCACCTGGTATGATTTTCTCCATCGAGCCTGGGATTTATCTTACTGGTGATTTTGGTGTGAGGATTGAAGACTTAGTAATGGTTACTGAGGATGGCTGTGAGGTGCTAAATAAATTTACTAAGGACTTGATTGTTGTTGAGTAA
- a CDS encoding FGGY-family carbohydrate kinase — protein sequence MYILSVDFGTSSVKAAILNEKLETLVWAKSEYQFNVYDNDKVELDPELVFTGFIDCTRKMKEYIHKVELVSFDTFSPSVVLMDREGNALYPVITHLDRRSMKQSQEICEVMGEEEYQKITGILPFIGGASITSMMWMKENEPEIFNNAYMLGHYNTYIYKKLTGIWATEYVNASMMGLYETVKETGWSKEICETFGIPMKKLPEVYQAGSILGHLRKEIAEITGLKEGIPVALGGNDAATAQVGAGNTKVGDVLHISGSSEMVSILTDKPIVNKKYYLRKAATPGMWQIFAITVGGFAIDWFRKEFYSEMDINQFYNTYLVDIIKNRLDNKTVEFMPYLAGDRQSLEKKRGAFTGLTLDTTREDMLVSILIGMHNPVIETIKLAQEFMELNKRIKITGGLTGEEYISLKKKIFKGFQYEIVDDCPIIGNVKLALMC from the coding sequence ATGTACATACTTTCAGTGGATTTTGGAACATCATCAGTCAAAGCTGCAATACTCAATGAAAAGCTAGAAACCCTTGTATGGGCAAAGTCAGAGTACCAGTTTAACGTATATGACAATGACAAAGTAGAGCTAGATCCAGAATTAGTTTTTACTGGTTTTATAGATTGCACAAGGAAAATGAAGGAATACATCCACAAGGTGGAACTTGTTAGTTTTGACACATTTTCGCCATCAGTGGTACTGATGGATAGAGAAGGGAACGCCCTTTACCCTGTGATTACACATCTAGATAGAAGAAGTATGAAGCAAAGTCAAGAGATTTGTGAAGTCATGGGAGAAGAAGAGTATCAAAAAATCACAGGAATTCTTCCCTTCATAGGCGGTGCCTCAATTACATCAATGATGTGGATGAAAGAAAACGAGCCAGAAATCTTTAACAACGCATATATGCTAGGTCACTATAATACCTACATTTATAAAAAACTCACGGGCATATGGGCCACAGAATATGTAAACGCTTCTATGATGGGCTTATATGAAACAGTAAAAGAAACAGGATGGTCAAAGGAAATCTGTGAAACCTTCGGTATTCCCATGAAGAAACTTCCTGAAGTTTATCAAGCAGGTTCTATACTGGGTCATTTGCGTAAAGAAATAGCAGAAATTACAGGACTTAAAGAAGGAATACCAGTTGCCCTTGGGGGCAATGATGCGGCAACTGCTCAAGTGGGAGCTGGGAATACTAAAGTAGGTGATGTACTGCATATCTCAGGAAGTAGTGAAATGGTATCCATACTCACTGACAAACCCATAGTAAACAAAAAATACTATCTGAGAAAAGCTGCAACCCCAGGCATGTGGCAAATATTTGCCATAACAGTGGGTGGTTTTGCAATCGATTGGTTTAGAAAAGAATTCTATAGCGAGATGGATATAAACCAATTTTACAACACCTATCTAGTAGATATTATAAAAAACAGGTTAGACAATAAGACCGTAGAATTTATGCCCTACCTTGCTGGAGATAGGCAGAGTCTAGAAAAGAAAAGAGGAGCCTTCACTGGGCTTACCCTTGATACAACCAGAGAGGATATGCTTGTATCCATACTAATTGGTATGCATAATCCCGTTATTGAAACTATTAAACTTGCCCAAGAATTTATGGAGCTAAACAAAAGGATTAAAATAACCGGTGGACTCACAGGAGAAGAGTACATTTCCCTCAAAAAGAAAATATTTAAAGGATTCCAGTATGAAATAGTTGACGACTGCCCAATAATAGGGAACGTAAAACTCGCCCTTATGTGTTAA